TTACTCAGCCTTCGCCATTTCCAACATGTAGTTCAtcagcagaaaaaaaatatgttcctTGTAACCATTGGTCAGCTAGTCAATCTTCTTGATGAAAACCTCCAGATTCAGCTTTTAGCTAGCTGCATCCTCTTGTCTGACTGATCTCAGAAATGAAGCGCCTAAGCTGCTCTCCAGCACGTGCTGGTTGAAGAACATTAACGTCACCCCATTTTGAGCACGAGTCCACATCCATCCCCCGTCTTCTGCTGAAGCTTGCACAGACGGCCGAAGAACGGTTTAGTATCTCCTTGTCAATCTTCTTCAGGACCGGAGAATCATCCACGAACCGCCTTGCGAAGGCTGCACTACTGTTTACCATGTCATCAAAATGTGATTCATCAAGTACAAGTGGCTCAAGCCCTGGAGGATCATCCCACACAAAGTATCGTAGGTCCCCGTTGACAGTTGTGTTTCTGAACTTGGAAGAATTGCAAATAACAGTCTGGAAGTAAGATTCCATGGAGTAAGCTGTGTTGGCGAAGTACATCAGTAGTTTGCGGGGAAGGTTATCCCAACCATGAACACAGTGTTCGGTGAAGTTCCTACTTAGAATTACCCATGGAGAACCTACATAACAGAAATAAACCAGAAATATCATATGTGAGCCTGAGTAGAAAATCGTGAGGCAGGGCTAATAGTTAGGAACTACTAAATTAattgccattttttttctcataatttaaCAGATATACTAATTCGTACGCTTACTGTCGTACCATATCAATCACCTAGACAAGGCTCGATTCCTTGCTAGATTTTGAGAAAGTATCTAGGATTAATTAATTGAAATAGTCATGTATGAAACAATTTCTAAGCTAATCTACCATGATCCAAATGGAAAAGGATGGAAAGGAACCCTAAAGTGAATTAATTGTTCCCTGACACCATGAGCAATTGGCACATGAACAGAACAGCTACAACTACCAGCTTCTATCATCATATTGAGTTATTGACAAAATTTACCATCATCATTGTTTGTCCTCCTTTCATGTTTTAGAACAGACTGTGTTCTCAACAGAAATTTGTAGTttactaatataaaaaaacaacttcATATTTCATATTCTGAATCTCTTACTCCAGTGAGAGAGGACATCAACTTTGATTGCTTCCATCATAAAGAAAAATTGAATTGACTAGATGATAATTTCGTCCCtaagaaaaatttgaaaatagcaCATGGCCACCTAGCTGTTGGATTATTGGCAAGTGGGATTCAATTGAAGCTAATAGATCACTAAAAATTCTACAATCAGGATCTTTTGAATATTCGAGAGACAGTTCCAGCAAGCACCTGTGAATATCTTGAATGCATCAGGCATTTGTCTTGGTTCTGTTGCAGGAAGGATCTCACTGTTTCTGTCCATATATAAACTTGGGTCAACAATCAGCTTTTCAAATCTTTCATGCCTGCGAGGAAGAATAGAAAACTATATAAGTCAAACCTCTAAGAAACAAAACATATAGACTATGGAATAACGGTATAACCTTGACGTAATTGCCTGAGttcaataaagcttccattatctttaaaaaatagACTATTGATTAAGGAAAATTCTAGAATATGCTACTAAAAGAACTCACTCTTTCCATCCAAGATCACTTGTGTGATCAATAAAGTTGAGGTCCCTTGGTACAGAAGAAAATGCATAAAGCAGATCTGCATGAGAAAAAAACGCACTtcacatgaagaaagaagagtgAAGTAGATGGTCAATAAATTGAAGAGAAAGTTTGTCCAGCACgagtttttattttaaaaaaaacatggcatGGACTTTTCTATGAACGGTAGTAGTGGAAGTACATGAATTCCCCGagaaagcaaataaagaagattAAGAAAGGTAAAGAAATATGCTCGCAGTAAGGCTATCACTAATTACAGGAACTAGAGAGCTCATCCATAGTTGACTACCATCAAATTGATAGGCTGAAATCCAAGACATGGGgatgctaccagttgtaatttTAGGTTTTAACCGGAGACAAATATGTAAATCCTCTTCAACCTGAAGGCATAAATCAATTAATTCACTCTTTTTTAACAATTACAACTGGAGCCACTTGTAACAGTACAAGGAAATAGCTGGGGCTATTGGCAATCAACTTCCAACCAAAGAAACATGTGAGCAATAAATGACCGCAGTGTTTAGCCTTCAAACCAAAAGGCCCTGTTCTGACAACCTGACCAACTACAATCGCTCTAGTCATGTGCACAATTGCCTATCTGTCATATTAATTAGAGGGCCTGTGTTTTATTTGAGCAAGATCTCAATTATAGCTTGTACCAAATCATCAGAACCACAGAAGATCTTGTCAATAGTTTTCTCTCcttcttaggccttgtttagttggggaaaatttttgggtttggttgtcacattggatatacggacacacatttgaagtattaaacgtagtctaacaacaaaacaaattacagattccgcctagaaactgtgagacgaatttattaagcctaactaatccatcattagcaaatgtttactgtagcaccacattgtcaaatcattgcgcaattaggcttaaaagattcgtctcgcaatttacacacaaattgtgtaattggttttttttcgtccatatttaatactccatgcatgtgtccaaacattcgatgtgatggttgaaaagtttttgttttaacaactaaacaaggccttaatgAAAACGATAAGCAGTTCATATTCGAGGAAATAAAATAACCACAGAAGATCTGGCCAGCCCATTGGTTATATGGAAGGTTGTTCTAAAATGATCAAGGAAATGCCGTGTTCATCTGCCCATAAAAACCATTACTGGACAAATTCACCATTTTCAGCAAAGCACCTGAGGACAGTACAACTGTACAAGAGTCGAAACAACCAAGGAGGGTGCACGACAAGGGTACAATTAGTACTAGTACATGACGGTTTTCAAGGTTTCGGAATTAAAAACGTATGATCTCACGACCACCATTAGCTTGACATCCCAACAAACAACTACCAACAAAagtctttatatcattatcaaGATGGGGGTGAGGCATCAGCTAGTCAGCTTCCCACATCGAATTGATCAGGCAGCAAGTAATTAATAATCTGTTTAACGACAGTCTCTATGATAAGGACACTGTTCTATCTATCAATTCGTGAATTGCAAGGGTAGATATCCGTGACCGTGAGCATATATGAGCCTTGATAGGTAAGCAAGGAATCACATCCCAATCAGGACGATTAGCGCATCGCTTTTCT
This window of the Oryza sativa Japonica Group chromosome 4, ASM3414082v1 genome carries:
- the LOC4335418 gene encoding beta-glucuronosyltransferase GlcAT14A, which codes for MRPPARSPPRLAAAAAAALATSAALLLICGTWPGFGFGFGAYTASSSARRASSTGGADAPPPSFAYLISGTGGEAARVVRLLRAVYHPRNRYLLHLDAAAGAEERAELAAAVRGVRAWRERANVDVVGEGYAVDRAGPSALAAALHGAAVLLRVAADWDWFVTLSSSDYPLVTQDDLLYAFSSVPRDLNFIDHTSDLGWKEHERFEKLIVDPSLYMDRNSEILPATEPRQMPDAFKIFTGSPWVILSRNFTEHCVHGWDNLPRKLLMYFANTAYSMESYFQTVICNSSKFRNTTVNGDLRYFVWDDPPGLEPLVLDESHFDDMVNSSAAFARRFVDDSPVLKKIDKEILNRSSAVCASFSRRRGMDVDSCSKWGDVNVLQPARAGEQLRRFISEISQTRGCS